The Georgenia faecalis genome includes a window with the following:
- the araB gene encoding ribulokinase: MSDRQPAYTIGIDYGTLSGRAVVVRVSDGAELGSAVHEYSHAVMDRALTAGDGQPLPPDWALQNPQDYVDVLRHAVPAAVAAAGVDPADVIGIGTDFTACTMVPTTADGTALCDLPRWRGRPHAYVKLWKHHAAQGQADRINALAHERSEPWIRRYGGFISSEWEFAKGLQLLEEDPEVYAAMDHWVEAADWIVWQLTGEYVRNACTAGYKGIYQDGEYPSEDFLAALNPDFAGFVRDKLEHRIGQLGHPAGTLTAEAAAWTGLPEGIAVAVGNVDAHVTAPAADAIAPGQMVAIMGTSTCHVMNGDELAEVPGMCGVVDGGIVEGLWGYEAGQSGVGDIFGWFVRTSVPAEYTDEAERRGISVHELLTERCADQQIGEHGLVALDWHSGNRSVLVDHELSGLVLGQTLATRPEETYRALLEATAFGTRTIIETFNASGVPVTELVVAGGLLKNRLLMQIYADVTRLPLSTITSEQGPALGSAIHAAVAAGAYPDVRAAAAAMGHRDVGAYTPDEGSAQRYDALYAEYTRLHDYFGRGKNEVMRRLRKIRREAVSAGAPDAADDVLLTDAVERETAR, translated from the coding sequence ATGTCAGACCGGCAGCCGGCATACACGATCGGCATCGACTACGGGACCCTGTCCGGCCGGGCCGTGGTGGTGCGGGTCTCGGACGGCGCCGAGCTCGGCAGCGCGGTCCATGAGTACTCCCACGCGGTCATGGACCGCGCCCTCACGGCGGGCGACGGGCAGCCGCTGCCGCCCGACTGGGCGCTGCAGAACCCCCAGGACTACGTCGACGTGCTCCGCCACGCGGTCCCGGCGGCCGTCGCGGCCGCCGGGGTGGACCCCGCCGACGTCATCGGCATCGGCACGGACTTCACGGCCTGCACGATGGTCCCGACGACGGCCGACGGCACGGCGCTGTGCGACCTGCCGCGCTGGCGCGGCCGGCCGCACGCCTACGTCAAGCTGTGGAAGCACCACGCCGCCCAGGGCCAGGCTGACCGGATCAACGCGCTCGCGCACGAGCGCAGCGAGCCGTGGATCCGCCGGTACGGCGGCTTCATCTCCTCCGAGTGGGAGTTCGCCAAGGGCCTGCAGCTCCTCGAGGAGGACCCCGAGGTCTACGCGGCCATGGACCACTGGGTCGAGGCCGCCGACTGGATCGTGTGGCAGCTGACCGGGGAGTACGTGCGAAACGCGTGCACCGCCGGCTACAAGGGGATCTACCAGGACGGCGAGTACCCCAGCGAGGACTTCCTCGCCGCGCTCAACCCGGACTTCGCCGGCTTCGTCCGCGACAAGCTCGAGCACCGCATCGGCCAGCTCGGCCACCCCGCCGGCACGCTCACCGCCGAGGCGGCGGCCTGGACCGGTCTGCCCGAGGGCATCGCCGTGGCCGTGGGCAACGTCGACGCGCACGTCACGGCCCCCGCCGCCGACGCCATCGCGCCGGGCCAGATGGTGGCGATCATGGGGACCTCCACGTGCCACGTGATGAACGGCGACGAGCTCGCCGAGGTGCCCGGCATGTGCGGGGTCGTCGACGGCGGCATCGTCGAGGGCCTGTGGGGCTACGAGGCGGGCCAGTCCGGCGTCGGGGACATCTTCGGCTGGTTCGTCCGCACGAGCGTGCCCGCCGAGTACACGGACGAGGCGGAGCGGCGCGGGATCTCCGTGCACGAGCTGCTCACCGAGAGGTGCGCCGACCAGCAGATCGGCGAGCACGGCCTGGTGGCCCTCGACTGGCACTCGGGCAACCGCTCGGTGCTCGTCGACCACGAGCTGTCCGGGCTGGTCCTCGGCCAGACCCTCGCCACCCGCCCGGAGGAGACCTACCGCGCGCTCCTCGAGGCCACGGCCTTCGGCACCCGCACCATCATCGAGACCTTCAACGCCTCGGGCGTCCCGGTCACCGAGCTCGTCGTCGCCGGCGGGCTGCTGAAGAACCGGCTGCTCATGCAGATCTACGCCGACGTCACGCGCCTGCCGCTGTCGACCATCACCTCCGAGCAGGGCCCCGCGCTCGGCTCGGCCATCCACGCCGCCGTCGCTGCCGGGGCCTACCCCGACGTCCGGGCCGCGGCCGCCGCGATGGGTCACCGCGACGTGGGCGCGTACACCCCTGACGAGGGCAGCGCCCAGCGTTACGACGCCCTCTACGCCGAGTACACCCGCCTGCACGACTACTTCGGCCGCGGCAAGAACGAGGTGATGCGCCGCCTGCGCAAGATCCGGCGCGAGGCGGTCTCGGCCGGCGCCCCGGACGCGGCGGACGACGTGCTCCTCACCGACGCCGTCGAGCGGGAGACCGCGCGATGA
- a CDS encoding 30S ribosomal protein bS22, with the protein MGSVIKKRRKRMSKKKHRKLLRKTRHQRRNKK; encoded by the coding sequence ATGGGCTCTGTCATCAAGAAGCGCCGCAAGCGCATGTCGAAGAAGAAGCACCGCAAGCTGCTTCGGAAGACGCGCCACCAGCGACGCAACAAGAAGTGA
- a CDS encoding potassium channel family protein, whose product MTPKDAPRGSGVLVIGLGRFGAALAATLDRLGREVLAVERSASLVQQWSGRLPLVEADAANPEALEQLGAAEFPVAVVGVGSYLEASVLITGNLVDIGMPQIWAKATSAEHGRILRRIGAHHVVYPEYDAGQRVAHMVSGRMLDYIEMEDGFAIVKMRPPRETQGFTIGQAQVRKRYGVTIIGVKPPGEPFEYATDATRINAGDLLIVSGDTTLLEKFAARP is encoded by the coding sequence ATGACCCCCAAGGACGCGCCGCGCGGGAGCGGGGTGCTCGTCATCGGGCTGGGCCGGTTCGGCGCGGCCCTGGCGGCGACCCTCGACCGCCTGGGCCGGGAGGTCCTCGCCGTCGAGCGGTCCGCCAGCCTCGTCCAGCAGTGGTCCGGCCGGCTGCCGCTCGTCGAGGCGGACGCCGCCAACCCCGAGGCCCTCGAGCAGCTCGGCGCCGCCGAGTTCCCCGTGGCCGTCGTCGGCGTGGGCAGCTACCTCGAGGCGAGCGTCCTCATCACGGGCAACCTCGTCGACATCGGCATGCCGCAGATCTGGGCCAAGGCCACCTCCGCGGAGCACGGGCGCATCCTGCGGCGCATCGGCGCACACCACGTCGTCTACCCCGAGTACGACGCCGGCCAGCGCGTCGCGCACATGGTCTCCGGCCGCATGCTCGACTACATCGAGATGGAGGACGGTTTCGCCATCGTCAAGATGCGCCCGCCGCGCGAGACGCAGGGGTTCACCATCGGCCAGGCCCAGGTCCGCAAGCGCTACGGCGTGACGATCATCGGCGTGAAGCCGCCCGGGGAGCCCTTCGAGTACGCCACCGACGCCACGCGGATCAACGCGGGCGACCTCCTCATCGTCAGCGGGGACACCACGCTGCTCGAGAAGTTCGCGGCGCGGCCCTGA
- a CDS encoding acetoin utilization protein AcuC has protein sequence MPGLPLLMWSDDLLDYDFGAGHPMAPLRLRLTLELLEELGLLDAVERRAVVPATEEDLARVHDPDFIAAVRAAGEGVPCPERGLGDTDNPIFGQVHTAASRVAGSTLGAAREVWTGTSRRAVSIAGGMHHAMGGRASGFCVYNDVAVAIAWLLAHGVERVAYVDIDAHHGDGVERIFWDDDRVLTISVHQHPRSLFPGTGYAQDTGGPGAQGTAVNLPLPAGTSDAAWLRGLEAVAAPLVEAFAPQVLVTQHGCDTHGTDPLAALDVSVDAQRRAALLLADLADRYADGRWLVTGGGGYEVVGVVPRVWAHLVAVVAGRPLDPDTPVPPGWRARVRDMSDVDAPATMSDGRPATLTPWSSGFNPDDEVDRAIMATRNAVFPWHGLDPLTR, from the coding sequence ATGCCCGGCCTGCCGCTCCTCATGTGGAGCGATGACCTCCTCGACTACGACTTCGGTGCGGGTCACCCCATGGCGCCGCTGCGCCTGCGGCTGACGCTCGAGCTGCTCGAGGAGCTCGGGCTGCTGGACGCCGTCGAGCGGCGGGCGGTGGTCCCGGCGACCGAGGAGGACCTTGCCCGCGTCCACGACCCCGACTTCATCGCCGCGGTGCGTGCGGCCGGTGAGGGCGTGCCCTGCCCCGAGCGGGGCCTCGGGGACACCGACAACCCGATCTTCGGCCAGGTCCACACGGCCGCGTCCCGGGTGGCCGGCTCCACGCTGGGCGCGGCGCGGGAGGTGTGGACCGGCACGTCCCGGCGGGCCGTGAGCATCGCGGGGGGCATGCACCACGCCATGGGCGGCCGGGCGTCGGGGTTCTGCGTCTACAACGACGTCGCCGTCGCGATCGCGTGGCTGCTGGCCCACGGGGTGGAGCGGGTGGCCTACGTCGACATCGACGCCCACCACGGTGACGGCGTCGAGCGGATCTTCTGGGACGACGACCGCGTCCTCACCATCTCCGTCCACCAGCACCCCCGCTCCCTGTTCCCCGGCACGGGGTACGCCCAGGACACCGGCGGCCCCGGCGCGCAGGGCACCGCCGTCAACCTGCCCCTGCCGGCGGGCACGTCGGACGCCGCATGGCTGCGCGGCCTGGAGGCGGTGGCGGCGCCGCTCGTGGAGGCGTTCGCCCCGCAGGTCCTCGTCACGCAGCACGGCTGCGACACGCACGGCACCGACCCGCTGGCCGCGCTCGACGTCTCCGTCGACGCCCAGCGGCGCGCGGCCCTCCTCCTCGCCGACCTGGCGGACCGGTACGCGGACGGCCGCTGGCTGGTGACCGGCGGCGGGGGGTACGAGGTGGTGGGGGTGGTCCCGCGCGTGTGGGCGCACCTGGTCGCCGTCGTCGCCGGTCGTCCGCTCGACCCCGACACCCCCGTGCCGCCGGGGTGGCGGGCGCGCGTGCGCGACATGTCCGACGTCGACGCCCCGGCGACGATGAGCGACGGGCGCCCCGCCACCCTCACGCCCTGGTCCAGCGGGTTCAACCCCGACGACGAGGTCGATCGCGCCATCATGGCCACCCGCAACGCGGTCTTCCCGTGGCACGGCCTCGACCCGCTGACAAGATGA
- a CDS encoding L-ribulose-5-phosphate 4-epimerase: MRVLTDLAPDVQAAVAATRQVVADLHAELPRNGLVVWTAGNVSQRVAGTDLFVIKPSGVSYDELTADVMVVCELDGSKIEDGTPARLQPSSDTAAHAYVYRHRPDVGGVVHTHSPYATAWAALGEPVPCVLTMMADEFGGPIPVGPFAIIGDDSIGRGIVETLSESRSPAVLMRQHGPFTIGKDARAAVKAAVMCEEVARTVHLARQLGTPAPLPQHHIDHLYARYQNVYGQPGGDAHLKGRS, translated from the coding sequence ATGAGGGTGCTCACCGACCTCGCCCCCGACGTCCAGGCCGCCGTCGCCGCCACCCGCCAGGTGGTCGCCGACCTCCACGCGGAGCTCCCGCGGAACGGGCTGGTGGTGTGGACCGCGGGCAACGTCTCCCAGCGGGTGGCGGGCACCGACCTGTTCGTCATCAAGCCGTCGGGGGTCTCCTACGACGAGCTCACCGCCGACGTCATGGTCGTCTGCGAGCTCGACGGGTCCAAGATCGAGGACGGCACCCCCGCCCGCCTCCAGCCGTCCTCCGACACCGCCGCGCACGCGTACGTCTACCGGCACCGCCCCGACGTCGGCGGCGTGGTCCACACGCACTCGCCCTACGCCACCGCGTGGGCAGCCCTCGGGGAGCCGGTGCCCTGCGTGCTCACGATGATGGCCGACGAGTTCGGGGGCCCGATCCCCGTCGGGCCCTTCGCGATCATCGGCGACGACTCCATCGGGCGCGGCATCGTCGAGACCCTGAGCGAGTCCCGCTCGCCGGCCGTCCTCATGCGCCAGCACGGGCCGTTCACCATCGGCAAGGACGCCCGCGCCGCCGTCAAGGCCGCGGTCATGTGCGAGGAGGTGGCCCGCACGGTCCACCTCGCCCGCCAGCTCGGCACGCCGGCCCCCCTTCCCCAGCACCACATCGATCACCTGTACGCGCGCTACCAGAACGTCTACGGACAGCCGGGCGGCGATGCTCACCTGAAAGGACGCTCGTGA
- a CDS encoding TrkH family potassium uptake protein encodes MSLLTVLRSGRDAVDHIARHSPARLALLVFAAIVAVITALLSLPLAAAAGERAPFVDALFTAVSAVCVTGLTTVSTAAYWSTFGQVVLLVGIQIGGFGVMTLASILGLAVSRRIGLTQRMLTASETKTTRLGEVGSLVRAVVVASVVVEAVLALVLVPRFLTLGQGLGEAAWNGVFMALSIFNNAGFVILDDGLAPFVGDWWMGLPIIIGTAIGAVGFPVILEVARRSRVPRRWSLHTKLTLVTYGALAAGATVAIGLFEWTNPETLGGRPFDEKVLNALVSGVNSRSSGLSLIDVGAMRESSWFLQDALMFVGGGSASTAGGIKVTTFAVLLLAIVAEARGDRDVEAFGRRIGSSTVRLAVSVAFLGATMVGTATLLLLTVTEFSLDVVIFEVISAFATVGLSTGITPDLPDSGKYVLAALMFAGRTGTITLAAALALRERRRVIRMPNERPIIG; translated from the coding sequence ATGTCGCTGCTCACCGTGCTGCGGTCCGGGCGCGACGCCGTCGACCACATCGCCCGCCACTCCCCCGCGCGGCTCGCGCTCCTCGTCTTCGCCGCCATCGTCGCGGTCATCACCGCCCTGCTCTCGCTGCCGCTGGCCGCGGCCGCCGGCGAGCGCGCCCCGTTCGTCGACGCCCTGTTCACCGCCGTCTCGGCGGTCTGCGTCACCGGGCTGACGACCGTCTCCACGGCGGCGTACTGGTCCACCTTCGGCCAGGTGGTCCTGCTCGTGGGCATCCAGATCGGCGGGTTCGGGGTGATGACGCTCGCCTCGATCCTCGGCCTGGCCGTCTCCCGCCGGATCGGCCTCACACAGCGCATGCTCACCGCGTCGGAGACGAAGACGACCCGCCTCGGCGAGGTGGGAAGCCTGGTGCGCGCCGTCGTCGTCGCCTCCGTCGTCGTCGAGGCGGTCCTCGCCCTCGTCCTGGTCCCGCGCTTCCTCACCCTCGGGCAGGGCCTCGGTGAGGCCGCGTGGAACGGCGTGTTCATGGCGCTGTCGATCTTCAACAACGCGGGCTTCGTCATCCTCGACGACGGCCTGGCGCCCTTCGTCGGTGACTGGTGGATGGGCCTGCCGATCATCATCGGGACGGCGATCGGCGCCGTCGGCTTCCCCGTCATCCTCGAGGTGGCCCGGCGCTCGCGCGTCCCGCGCCGCTGGTCCCTGCACACCAAGCTCACCCTCGTCACCTACGGGGCGCTCGCCGCGGGGGCGACGGTCGCCATCGGCCTCTTCGAGTGGACCAACCCCGAGACGCTGGGTGGCCGTCCCTTCGACGAGAAGGTCCTCAACGCGCTCGTCTCGGGGGTGAACAGCCGCTCCTCCGGCCTCTCGCTCATCGACGTCGGGGCGATGCGGGAGTCGTCGTGGTTCCTCCAGGACGCGCTCATGTTCGTCGGGGGCGGCTCGGCGTCGACCGCGGGCGGCATCAAGGTGACCACCTTCGCGGTCCTCCTCCTCGCCATCGTCGCCGAGGCGCGCGGCGACCGGGACGTCGAGGCCTTCGGCCGGCGCATCGGCTCCTCGACCGTGCGCCTGGCGGTCTCGGTCGCCTTCCTCGGCGCCACCATGGTGGGGACCGCGACGCTCCTGCTCCTCACCGTCACGGAGTTCAGCCTCGACGTCGTCATCTTCGAGGTGATCTCCGCGTTCGCCACGGTGGGCCTGAGCACGGGCATCACGCCCGACCTGCCCGACTCGGGCAAGTACGTCCTGGCGGCGCTCATGTTCGCCGGGCGCACCGGCACCATTACCCTGGCCGCCGCGCTCGCCCTGCGGGAGCGCCGCCGGGTCATCCGCATGCCCAACGAGCGCCCCATCATCGGTTGA
- a CDS encoding helix-turn-helix domain-containing protein, which translates to MAEQQAPRFLTVAEVAELIRVSKMTVYRMVHAGEIPAVRVGRSFRVPQAAVEELLSSGVGDWTPEREAR; encoded by the coding sequence ATGGCAGAGCAGCAGGCGCCGCGGTTCCTTACCGTGGCCGAGGTTGCCGAGCTCATCCGCGTCTCCAAGATGACCGTCTACCGGATGGTGCACGCCGGGGAGATCCCCGCCGTGCGCGTCGGGCGCTCGTTCCGGGTGCCCCAGGCTGCGGTCGAGGAACTGCTCTCCAGCGGTGTGGGCGACTGGACGCCCGAGCGAGAGGCTCGCTGA
- the araA gene encoding L-arabinose isomerase yields the protein MKNPFEAKEIWFLTGSQDLYGDDTLAQVAEQSAEIVAALNDAGDIPLRVVLKGTMKDRDAIRRTALEANADPACVGVVAWMHTFSPAKMWILGLEALAKPFLHLHTQANVALPWATIDMDFMNLNQAAHGDREFAYLATRMGVARKTVVGHVSDPEVRARIATWARAATGWDALQTMRVCRFGDNMRDVAVTEGDKTEAEIALGVSINTWGVNDLVDRVDAVDEAEVDALVAEYDESYDVVPELRADGARRDSLRYAARQELALRAFLTDGGFSAFTTNFQDLGGLRQLPGLAVQRLMADGYGFGAEGDWKTAVLVRVAKVMGYGLPGGASLMEDYTYELTPGREKILGAHMLEICPTLTTDRPSLEIHPLGIGDREDPVRLIFTADPGPALLVSLADLRERFRLTANVVQVVEPDEPLPHLPVACAVWEPAPSFATSAECWLTAGGAHHTVMTTALGIETFDDLATIAGIELALIDAGTTTRGFRDQLRLGQVYYRLAQGF from the coding sequence GTGAAGAACCCGTTCGAGGCCAAGGAGATCTGGTTCCTCACCGGCAGCCAGGACCTCTACGGCGATGACACCCTGGCCCAGGTGGCCGAGCAGTCCGCCGAGATCGTGGCCGCGCTCAACGACGCCGGCGACATCCCCCTGCGGGTCGTCCTCAAGGGGACGATGAAGGACCGCGACGCCATCCGCCGCACGGCGCTGGAGGCCAACGCCGACCCCGCGTGCGTGGGCGTCGTCGCGTGGATGCACACCTTCTCCCCGGCGAAGATGTGGATCCTCGGGCTCGAGGCGCTCGCGAAGCCGTTCCTCCACCTGCACACGCAGGCCAACGTCGCCCTGCCCTGGGCGACGATCGACATGGACTTCATGAACCTCAACCAGGCCGCCCACGGCGACCGGGAGTTCGCCTACCTCGCCACCCGGATGGGCGTCGCGCGCAAGACCGTCGTCGGGCACGTGAGCGACCCCGAGGTGCGTGCGCGGATCGCCACGTGGGCGCGGGCGGCCACCGGGTGGGACGCCCTGCAGACGATGCGGGTGTGCCGGTTCGGGGACAACATGCGCGACGTCGCGGTGACCGAGGGGGACAAGACCGAGGCGGAGATCGCGCTCGGCGTGTCCATCAACACCTGGGGCGTCAACGACCTCGTCGACCGCGTCGACGCCGTCGACGAGGCCGAGGTCGACGCGCTGGTCGCCGAGTACGACGAGAGCTACGACGTCGTCCCCGAGCTGCGGGCCGACGGCGCGCGCCGCGACTCCCTGCGGTACGCCGCGCGCCAGGAGCTCGCGCTGCGCGCGTTCCTCACCGACGGCGGCTTCTCCGCCTTCACGACGAACTTCCAGGACCTCGGCGGGCTCCGCCAGCTGCCCGGCCTCGCCGTGCAGCGGCTCATGGCCGACGGCTACGGGTTCGGCGCCGAGGGGGACTGGAAGACCGCGGTGCTCGTGCGCGTCGCCAAGGTCATGGGCTACGGGCTGCCCGGCGGCGCCTCCCTCATGGAGGACTACACCTACGAGCTCACGCCCGGCCGGGAGAAGATCCTCGGCGCGCACATGCTCGAGATCTGCCCCACCCTCACGACGGACCGGCCGTCCCTGGAGATCCACCCGCTGGGCATCGGGGACCGCGAGGACCCCGTGCGCCTGATCTTCACCGCCGACCCCGGCCCGGCGCTGCTCGTCTCCCTCGCGGACCTGCGCGAGCGGTTCCGGCTCACCGCCAACGTTGTGCAGGTGGTGGAGCCGGATGAGCCCCTGCCCCACCTGCCGGTCGCGTGCGCGGTGTGGGAGCCGGCGCCGTCCTTCGCGACGTCCGCGGAGTGCTGGCTCACCGCGGGCGGCGCGCACCACACCGTGATGACGACGGCGCTCGGCATCGAGACCTTCGACGACCTCGCCACCATCGCCGGCATCGAGCTGGCGCTCATCGACGCCGGCACGACGACGCGCGGCTTCCGCGACCAGCTGCGCCTCGGGCAGGTCTACTACCGCCTGGCGCAGGGCTTCTGA